TCCACCATAACTAGGGCGAAACAAGTTTCTGACGAGGGACTCAAGCTTCTTATCACGAAGTCTCTGATTTAATTTATAAGTTATAGATAACTGTGCGGTGGGGTGGTTCATAATCCTCTACTATTAAGTATGGGGATGAACTGGTCACTGGTCACTGGTCACTGGTCACTGTTAAAGCATCGAGATTAAATCCTGCTTGAATAAAGGATGAATGGAAGTTGCTGCCAACGATTTGCGGTTGGTAAGCTCTAAAGTGACTTCGTGAATGCCAAAAGTTTGCTGGAGATGCGATCGCAACTTTACGAGTAAGCCATTGCTTTCCTCAAAAGTTGTACAATCCACGGTAATGTGAGCGCAAAGCATAACTTGCTCCCTGCTAATTCTCCAAACACGGAGTTTTTCGACCTCTAATACTTGGGAAAAAGATTTTAAAGAAATTTCTACCTCAACCGGATCGATAGATGGCGGTGCATATTCCAAAAGAATCAAAAGACTTTCTTGAAGGAGCGGTAAAGCACTCAAACCCGTAAAACCTGCAACTAGTAGACTAATAGCTGCATCTGCCCACAACCAATTCCAAAGATGGATCGCCACAGCTGCAAGAATGACACCCAAGGAACTAGCAGTATCTGCCATGACATGAAGCAAAGCCCCTCGAAGATTCAAGTCATTATGAGAGTGAGGATGAAGTAAAGTGATGTTCAGCAAGTTGACGATTAAACCTATCATTGCCACCACCAACATTGGTAAGCCTGAAATCCCTTCAGGGCTGTGAAAGCGATGAATTGCCTCCCAACAGATAAAAATAGCAATGACAAGCAAACTCAAACCATTTGCCAAAGCTGCTAAAATTTCAATTCGGCGATGACCAAAAGTTGCTTGACCACTAGCAGGTTTCTGGGCTAACCAACTAGCAAATAACGATATTCCCAAAGCTGCTACATCAGAGAGTATGTGTTCTGCGTCTGCCTGTAAAGATAAGCTTTTGCTCCACAATCCCACACTCCACTCTGTCACAAAAAATCCTGCAAGCAAACAGACAATGATTGACAAAAGTCTGGTTTTGTGGTTATCTATCGTGACTTTATCTTTGCACGCG
This genomic interval from Scytonema hofmannii PCC 7110 contains the following:
- a CDS encoding cation diffusion facilitator family transporter, which translates into the protein MSIIVCLLAGFFVTEWSVGLWSKSLSLQADAEHILSDVAALGISLFASWLAQKPASGQATFGHRRIEILAALANGLSLLVIAIFICWEAIHRFHSPEGISGLPMLVVAMIGLIVNLLNITLLHPHSHNDLNLRGALLHVMADTASSLGVILAAVAIHLWNWLWADAAISLLVAGFTGLSALPLLQESLLILLEYAPPSIDPVEVEISLKSFSQVLEVEKLRVWRISREQVMLCAHITVDCTTFEESNGLLVKLRSHLQQTFGIHEVTLELTNRKSLAATSIHPLFKQDLISML